A segment of the Actinomycetes bacterium genome:
ACGCTGAGCGGAGTCGACCTGGAGATCGGCGAGGGCGAACTCTGCGTCGTGATCGGCCACACCGGTTCCGGCAAGTCCACGCTGCTCGGCGCCATCAACGGCCTGGTACCGCACTTCACCGGCGGCACGCTCGCCGGCACGGTCTCCGTTGAGGGACGCCCGACGTCGCACAACCCGCCACGGGATCTCGCAGACGTGGTCGGGGCGGTGGGTCAGGACCCACTCGCGGGCTTCGTGACCGATGTGGTCGAGGACGAGCTCGCCTATGCGATGGAGCAGCTCGCCGTGGCACCCGACGTGATGCGCAAGCGGGTCGAGGAGACACTCGACCTGCTGGGGATCGCGGAGCTGCGGCGCCGCGCGTTGGCGGACCTGTCCGGCGGCCAGCAGCAGCGTGTGGCCATCGGATCGGTTCTCACCCCCCAACCGCGAATCCTGGTTCTCGACGAGCCCACCTCTGCGCTCGACCCCACCGCCGCCGAGGAGGTGCTCGCCGCCATCACGCGTCTGGTGCACGACCTCGGCGTGACGGTGGTGATGGCCGAGCACCGCCTCGAACGGGTAGTGCAGTATGCGGACCGGATCGTGCGGGTGCACCGCGACGGCACCGTGGCGGACGGCTCTCCGGGCGAGATGCTCACCGAGACCTCGCTGGTGCCGCCGGTGGTCGGCCTCGGCAACTTGGCCGGCTGGAACCCGGTGCCGCTGTCGGTGCGAGACGCACGGCGGCTGGCCCCGCCGTTGCGCGACTCCCTCGCTGCGGCGCATCCCGCGGGGCCGCCACCGAGGGTGCGGCCGGCCCGCGCTCCGGTCGGTCTGTCGGCCCGGGACGTGACCGTGAGGCGCGGCTCCACCGTGGCGGTGCGCCAGGCGAGCTTCGAACTCGGAGCCGGAGTCACTGCGCTCATGGGGCGCAACGGATCGGGCAAGTCGTCTCTGTTATGGGCGCTGCAGGGGTCGCTGCAGCGTGCTGCGGGATCGGTCGTGGTCGGCGGCTCGGACCCGGCATCGCTCGGTCCTTCCGAAGCGCGCTCACTGGTGGGTCTGGTGCCTCAGAGTCCGGCCGACCTGCTCTACCTGACCACGGTGGAGGGGGAGTGCTCCCGAGCCGACTCGGAGGCGGGAGCGGAGCCGGGCACCTGCTTGGCGCTCCTCGCCCGACTGGTCGAGGCGGTCGACGCATCAGTCAACCCGCGTGACCTGTCCGAAGGGCAACGGCTCGCAGTGGCGCTGGCCGTGCAGCTCACCGCGGGGCCCGCCGTGCTGCTGCTCGACGAGCCGACGCGGGGGCTCGACTACGGCGCAAAGGCAAGGCTGGGGGCCTACCTCTCGAGCCTCGCTGACAGGGCCCATCCGG
Coding sequences within it:
- a CDS encoding ATP-binding cassette domain-containing protein, with the translated sequence MSAPVIHFDNVSVTYPDSSTPTLSGVDLEIGEGELCVVIGHTGSGKSTLLGAINGLVPHFTGGTLAGTVSVEGRPTSHNPPRDLADVVGAVGQDPLAGFVTDVVEDELAYAMEQLAVAPDVMRKRVEETLDLLGIAELRRRALADLSGGQQQRVAIGSVLTPQPRILVLDEPTSALDPTAAEEVLAAITRLVHDLGVTVVMAEHRLERVVQYADRIVRVHRDGTVADGSPGEMLTETSLVPPVVGLGNLAGWNPVPLSVRDARRLAPPLRDSLAAAHPAGPPPRVRPARAPVGLSARDVTVRRGSTVAVRQASFELGAGVTALMGRNGSGKSSLLWALQGSLQRAAGSVVVGGSDPASLGPSEARSLVGLVPQSPADLLYLTTVEGECSRADSEAGAEPGTCLALLARLVEAVDASVNPRDLSEGQRLAVALAVQLTAGPAVLLLDEPTRGLDYGAKARLGAYLSSLADRAHPVMVATHDVEFVAEWADRVVVMAEGEVVADGPTSEVVVASAAFAPQVAKVLGPQPWMTVRQVASALGVGSPPAGVPS